One segment of Psychrilyobacter piezotolerans DNA contains the following:
- the secG gene encoding preprotein translocase subunit SecG gives MATFLTVILFILAISLIVLVIIQPDRSKGMSGGIGTGATNSIFGVHDDGGPLAKATEFVAAGFLIVALLLYLVS, from the coding sequence ATGGCTACATTTTTAACGGTAATTTTATTTATACTTGCTATCTCTTTAATTGTTTTAGTAATTATTCAACCTGACAGAAGTAAAGGTATGAGTGGAGGAATAGGAACAGGTGCTACCAATAGTATTTTTGGTGTACATGATGATGGTGGACCCTTAGCTAAAGCGACTGAATTTGTAGCAGCTGGATTTTTAATAGTAGCATTATTACTATATCTAGTAAGCTAA
- a CDS encoding replication-associated recombination protein A, with amino-acid sequence MNTLFQKNYDGVRPLAYALRPKTLDEYIGQEKIIGRGSVLRKLIEKGKMINSIFFGPPGTGKTSLGVLISNELDYSFEKLNATTANLNDFRQVIDRANRRLELENKRTLLFLDEIHRFNKLQQDALLPHTEDGLIVLIGATTENPYYVLNNALLSRSMIFEFEKLSKDEILKLIENGLSYKNIKLDSEIKLYIEELSAGDGRIALNYLELISEVGESMNLEEVENLLQKRKAGYHKKEDKYNTISAFIKSIRGSDPDAAVYWLAKMLDGGEDPRYIARRLLISASEDVGLANPEGLIMANAAILACEKIGMPEVRIILSEVTIYLAISSKSSSSYEAINSAMMDIKNGVIEDVPTHLTDLGKKDYKYPHGYEGNFVYQEYKKNNKVYYLPQNNKNERLILEKLNKLWKSKYSR; translated from the coding sequence ATGAATACACTTTTCCAAAAAAATTATGACGGGGTCAGACCTCTGGCATATGCCCTGCGTCCTAAAACCTTAGATGAGTATATAGGGCAGGAAAAAATTATAGGCAGAGGAAGTGTCTTAAGGAAATTAATAGAAAAGGGAAAGATGATCAACTCTATATTTTTCGGTCCCCCTGGGACAGGGAAAACATCTTTAGGTGTGTTGATTTCAAATGAACTTGACTATAGTTTTGAAAAATTAAATGCAACCACTGCTAACTTAAATGATTTCAGGCAGGTCATAGACCGAGCCAACAGAAGATTGGAATTAGAAAATAAGAGAACACTCCTATTTTTAGATGAGATCCACAGGTTTAACAAGTTACAGCAGGATGCACTCCTCCCTCATACAGAGGACGGACTCATAGTTCTCATAGGAGCAACTACAGAAAATCCATACTATGTCCTCAATAATGCTCTTCTTTCGAGATCCATGATCTTTGAATTTGAGAAATTGAGTAAAGATGAGATATTAAAACTCATTGAAAACGGACTCAGTTATAAAAATATAAAATTGGATTCGGAGATAAAACTTTATATTGAGGAGTTATCTGCCGGAGATGGAAGGATAGCTTTAAACTATCTGGAATTGATTTCAGAAGTAGGGGAAAGTATGAATCTGGAGGAAGTGGAAAATCTGCTTCAAAAGAGAAAAGCCGGTTATCATAAAAAAGAAGATAAATATAACACCATCTCGGCATTCATTAAAAGTATCAGGGGATCGGATCCAGACGCTGCCGTTTATTGGCTGGCTAAGATGTTAGACGGGGGAGAAGATCCGAGGTATATTGCCAGACGGTTACTCATCAGTGCATCGGAAGATGTAGGTTTGGCCAATCCAGAAGGACTCATTATGGCAAATGCTGCTATCCTGGCCTGTGAAAAGATAGGGATGCCGGAGGTAAGAATTATATTGTCAGAAGTGACTATCTATCTGGCCATATCTTCTAAATCATCCAGTTCATACGAGGCTATCAATTCAGCCATGATGGATATAAAAAATGGAGTTATAGAGGATGTGCCGACTCATCTGACCGATCTGGGTAAAAAAGATTATAAATACCCCCACGGATATGAGGGCAACTTTGTATACCAGGAGTATAAAAAAAATAATAAAGTTTATTACCTTCCGCAAAACAATAAGAATGAAAGATTAATTTTAGAAAAATTAAATAAGCTGTGGAAGAGCAAATATAGTAGATAA